The following nucleotide sequence is from Dunckerocampus dactyliophorus isolate RoL2022-P2 chromosome 7, RoL_Ddac_1.1, whole genome shotgun sequence.
actatgctctcgtctgtacaaaatatgaatcataaaagagacaagttttaaaatcatttcacattttgatgattttttttgtttgtgttatgaaatagaaataagctcttttctgatatagaaatatatttgaacaaaaaccacaggaataatatgtaatataatatgtaataatatataaccattgtctccatatgggagttcatttgaaattcgggtgagaaaaaaaaaacaaaaaaacgtatttttttatatttgcaagcaaatataaaatgatataaaatgatttagtagtctagtggtggttgtttgtttacatatccgccacggccccccatgtaaagcccttatgactcaggtatggtacgATATggacagaatgtttaaaaatgatcatagagtccttatgactaagatcaagcacacctgttgtgtgaGGTTAGTcagaagactaaccttgcatttagtgtgagtggctaacaaactagcaacacacttaacaactcacaagttctcacgaATCAAGCTAACACTCGCTAACCGTCAAAGAGCTAACTACAGTGTTTGCTAATTGTTGCATAGCTAATAACCTTCAAATGGCAGCTTCATTTAAAGGCTTAAGACTTTCATGGTAAGCAGATAAAGCTCCCAAAAATACGGACTTATTAACTTGTATGGCCTTATCTCTTCAAGTGGAAGTCATAAACGTCACGGTTGAATTCCTAAACgtgtcccctactaacgaacatccaaTGTGCGAACactcggagatacgaacacaagccgggtctattttttcatgtgttctgccttataagtccatatttatactgtacatgcttgaccagcagagggcactgtgacactgctgatgggaccAACACATAAGGAagactgcatccaaactcatatttacatacatacatatatactgtatatgtatacacgtacatgtagtacctatatcattgctaatattaccttttcccttacttaagaacaattcgacataagaacggtcgtctggaaccaattgtgttcgttagttggggacttagtgtaattACTTCCTGGTGGGTGGCAGCATGTTGAACGTTGATTAGAggggtcttatttatgttagattaactgtaaaaatgtatattttagcCATACTTGTGTCCAGCTCTCTGTGTGATGTGTAAATGGTGTATGAAAGGTAAACAAGTTGGTGTTATGATGTTGTTAATTGATATTTATGTTTCCTACGTGATAAGGGCGCATTTATAGGCCACCTGTGATAATGGTACTGTCCAGTGGCGCTGTTAGCATCAACTGTGTTTTAAGACGTCTCACTCTGATTATGAAAGGCTTGCTGACGGCTATTCGCTTTtgctttgcagatttttggggAAAGAAGTTAAgtgattatttttctcaatcTGAGTGGAATAGTCTTCAAGACTCAAAACCAGCTTCTAAGTGGacaatgtgtgtgtttcacaTGAGGAAGAAGAAGCTCCACCGTTGAAACTCCTCTGGACCATGAGGTCATTTCTCACCGCCTTCCCCACCCCACCTCCATGTCCAAGCAAGGCAGCGTTTCATTGGCTGCTGAGACGGGACAGCGTGACGTTAAAGCCTGTCCACTGATTGGAGGACAGAGTAGCGTAAAAAGGACCAGCTGAAGTTGGAGCCAATCTTCCGAAAGACCTGCCACCTCAGGGACGCACTGTGGAAGTCACCTGGaagttcttctttttcttcttattcttcttcttttagtagAAACGGTCCTCCATCACGCACTCACTCTGGACTTGGTGAAGTTCCAAATCTGTTGGGGAGGGGGGGCTGACGTCAATTAGGCGCGCACCTCTCCACTGGAGGCGTGATATCTTTGCTCGCAAAagattttttcttaaattttttaTAAAAGATcggtggggtttttttcttcagcgacATGGAGTACACTTCCTCCCCGAAGCCGCAGCTCTCCTCCCGGGCCAACGCTTTCTCCATCGCCGCACTCATGTCCAGCGGGAAGCCCAGCAAGGAGAAGGAGGCCGAGGAGAGCACCATCAAGCCCCTCGGTATTCTACTACTGCTTCTTTATTTCGATTTTATTGCTCGTGCTTGCATAAAAGAGGAGAAAAATCTTTATTCCTAACCTcaaatttgcacatttaaaattgaaaaaatatatttttacgaGAGCGACAACTGCTAAACTCATTTAATGTCGttggacttttaaaaaatagaccTATGTACCGTAAAAGACCATTTAATGTGTGCCGATGTAATTACGCAACAAAATCAACTTAATTTAAGGAggcatttattttaattgtcaAAACATATAACTGTTATAAATGATAACCTATTTCCAAACAATATTTCTACATAAAAACCGTGATATTAAtatgaacaagacacacaaaatCAACATACTGTAGAAGTTCCATTAAGACACTATAGAAGGAATAATACTGTAGTGTGTGTGGGTCTATCAGAACAGTTCGTGGAGAAGTCGTCCTGCAGCCAGCCCCCCCTCGCCGACCTCTCGTCGTCCCTGGAAGTCCACGGAGACTTCGGGGGAAGCGTTCCCGCGGCGTGCACGGAGCCTCTCATTCCCGCCAACCCCGGCATCCCCAGCGAGGAGATGGCCAAGATCTCCTGCAACCTGGAGACCAAAGAACTGTGGGACAAGTTCCACGAGCTGGGCACAGAGATGATCATCACCAAGTCCGGAAGGTAGAAGAAACTGGCGCACACTCAAGTAAATAGACATTGAAGTCGAgaaaatatgtgattttttttcaaagtagATGAGGGGCcgtgtggtttatttgtcatGTACCACAGAGACTCTTCAAGTCATTTATTCAAATGAAATAATGCTCACATTGATTTGCTCATTTGTCAAatgtattgtgtgattaatttcatATCACAGACTAAGTTTGCATTTGCAAAGAAAACAAATAGAAATGGTATTTTAATTAGATGAATTCTTGATTATATTAGACTGCAGTCTATGAACAGACTTAATACGATATTGTTTGGTCTTATTTACATACATTATGCACTGATTCTCTGATTTCACCAATGCATATAGTTTCCTTATAGTTTACATTTTCCAGGGATTTAATTTCtagcttaaaaaaagaaaagtaattaTATACAAatagaacacattttttttacagctttaaaaattTGCTTTGAACTAATTTGGACTTTTCCCTGGTGTGCCTTTTATGAATAACgtaaaaaatgaagttgctgGCGAAAAAACCTATTTCAGAATTTGTATCTAGAACTGATTTTGAAAATAGTAATAATGACAGTAATGCCATTACtactagtagtaataataacatgatGAATAATTCTCAACGAAATAATCATGATatgaatcatcatcataataatatacGAATCATTGTGACTGTGTGTATCCGTGAGGCGGATGTTCCCGACCATCCGTGTGTCTTTCTCCGGGGTGGAGCAGGACTCCAAGTACATCGTCCTGATGGACATTGTCCCGGTGGACAACAAGAGGTACCGCTATGCTTATCACCGCTCATCGTGGCTGGTGGCCGGCAAGGCTGACCCTCCTCTGCCTGCCAGGTCGGTACACACTCATTCATGACTTCTTGTGTACTGTTGCTAAATGTGCATTGTGTAGTCATTATAACAGTGCATTCAAACCGTGTGGAGTTGGGGAAGGGGCCGGGGGCGGGAGGGTTAGCGGAGGTTATAAATCAATTctcaatgtaaaataataaaaaaatgaaatcatgtgAAATCATGAAAACGTTTTGTGGATCCATTTCGATAATTTCTTTGACCATaactacctacagtatataaaggACTCGATATGAATGTGTTTcgaaatgtaatatatatactgtacatgtatgttaTGTATGTTATATATAATATGCAGTAAGTACAGGACGTAAACTTCACTTAATTGCACAAACAATTGCGGTCAACCActaaattatgaggaaaacatcTTGAATGAAGAAGATCTTAAATGTTCACAATCTGCCTTAATTGTACCATTTTTTATgtcttacttttttaatttttaagtaCGAAAAACGACCAAGAGAAATGCCAAAAAAGGCACTAGAACACAAATGTGGCGTGTGACATCTGTACGCTGATTGGCCATGTGGTGTACCACCGTGATGCCTGTTAGCCAATCAGAGGCGAAAAGCTGACGTGGCGTTGGTGAACTGTTTACAGGTTGTACGTTCATCCGGACTCTCCTTTCAGCGGAGAACAGCTGATGAAGCAAATGGTTTCTTTCGAGAAAGTCAAACTCACCAACAACGAACTGGACCAACACGGACATGTGAGTTTACGTGTGGATTcctcaaatataaaataaatccaTCGTAATACGCACATGGACACGTTTCGCACCACGTGTAGCGCTCGTTCaacttaaaatactttttttagtAGTGTAACCGAAAGTGAAACCGTCTAAAATATGACAACTATGACAGTATATCGTAATATAACAGTATTAACGCGCATATGTTGACGTTTAAGATGTGTGACAATTTAAATGGCTAAAATCCTACACTCAATGAAGGCACCACAGCTTCCGTGTGTGCATGGGAAGCGCTTTAGCTTTTTATTTGCAATTATTCAATTCAGTAAATATTAACCATGGATTATGGACTTAGAACGCTGACATTAAGTTTTGgtattaaccaaaaaaactgagACAAGTATTGGCattgtaaaattgaaaaacagtttatttgttgctgtttttgtattACGACTTGTTTTAAATGACAATTTTCAGATTGAGTTTACActggttgtttaaaaaaatcttatctTTGTCATGTATtaattcaagtataaaaatatatttacactttatactttaTTTCGAAATATTTTATACCAAAAGTTTttggactgaaaaaaaaaatacaatttgaatcTGAAAACTCAAGTTTTGATGTTGTATTTTGAAGAGTACATCAGCATATTCAATAccaaaataagtgcacaaaaaaaatcaggtcGAATATAATTAGAATTAATTAAgtgaaaagaaaatatttgcaccccaaaaaagaaagaaccacaagtgtaaaaagaaaccgAAATTGTAACaaagaataaaatttaaaaaaaagaaaatagatgATTTATTGAAAAGAATTACTAGAGGGCATCATCGTGATATTTTACGTCAATGTTTTTGTGCACTTGGGTGATGTCATTTTCCAAATTCAACATTAAAACATCAATTTTCAGATTCTGTACAGCTCCATAGAAATGAAGCTCTAAAAATGGAATTTCAATGGCATTATTTTGTGTATTGTTTAGGAGAGATGGGGGGTTTTGGCCTcgtaaaatggaaaaaaaaacatcttaatcTTAAATTCTGCAGTTCTTGAATTGAAAAAGTCAACACTattgtttaaattaaaaaagtcCTGCTATAAGCAAAAGCATATAAAAAATGTGTGGACAGATGAAGGTAAACATAACGCTGTGGTGCAGATCATCCTGAACTCCATGCACAAGTACCAGCCTCGAGTTCACATCATCAAGAAGAAGGAGCACATGGCATCGCTGCTCAACTTCAAGTCGGAGGAATTCCGCACCTTCGTCTTTGTGGAGACCGTCTTCACCGCCGTCACCGCCTACCAGAACCAGCTGGTGAGTCGCTCACACGCTCTTCTTGTATGGGCGTCGCCAAGCGTGACCCATGAACACAGCACATTGACATGTTAGCATATTAGCTCCGTATTATataggggagactggggacagttgcaacagggGACGGTTCCAACAAGCCTAATTTGTCTAATCAGTAACATGCCAGAGAGATGACCCTCatactgcacatgctcagttagaccctctactcgccaagaagaaagcggccatattgcgcatctggtccagcttctatcaagacaaagttgttttggaggtttgaaagtagctgtatttttgtcatactatcctaatattttgtaGGAATTACTCCAGACCCACCTGGtttgaatcactgttttgttgactaTTCAGCAACATTGCTTACATTTGTCAATGTCACTGTGGCTAGTTGGCACATGGTGTTTTGTCCTGACTGATACTATGGGGAcggttgcaactgtccccatgctaatatcaaaatagactctgaagaggaagaagatgtctgtttttttctgtgagctAGCAGAAATGCTCTGGTTTCTGCAGAATAGTTCAGAAGCTGCTGGAATAGTTCACAAGACAGCAGATTTGTTGGGCAAGAGGCGagtgttgcagttttatttttcaagcatttgtgtgcctttaacaaaacttaaaagccaaactttatattcactggagttttaaaacaatgtgaattttgttcactaaaactgttcccatgttttttgcactccaaattattctattctttttgtcccaaactgaaatattgagtttttatagcgtctgtaacatttgcacattgactcaaagtaggcctatgttttacacaaaactaaacttattaaatactttatattgtatactgtggttatttaaacaaacagcataaaattttggtgaaatttaatgttttttgatatgttgcaacCGTCCCTGATCGGTGTCCCCAGGTTTGGGGTCAGTTGCAACGTCTGAATTTttgtattcaaataaatattgtgattgatatgtTCTATGTAGCCATCTTTAAATGGTACGGCTATTTAGCAGGCAGATGTAGCTTTACTTTGGAAAGATTTGGTGTGCCTAGTCTGAATCATCTCTGAGTAATTGAGAGTAATGTACaaagtgttgcaactgtccccagtctcccctacaAACACACTTGTCAGCATCATGTCTCAACTTTAAGGCCTAGCGTCCAAACTTAAACAAAGTAAACATTCAAGAATGTGTGGGTGCAttcttcatttttgtgtttgtatgttAAACGCTCAAAAATCACTTCAACCCAAAGatgcacatttttatgtggcacaaacaacCCCACCCTAAAAACCAAAccaagtgcaaagtatgaaactgtggactaatacaatcggtgaaatgttgctgtgtgaatgaCTCTtgctgaggtgtgatattacaCATTACAGGAAGACCCCCTTCCTCCCCTCTTGCATAACCATCATTGcaaattgtatatttacaagCCAAAGGCCATACCTGGACATCATTGCAGACCACGCACAGGTCTCAGTCGAGCACCTACACTATATCAATATCGGAATATAGAACAAAACAGCATGGACATGATTCGTTATCTCATTTTGACGCCAGTATGAGTCTGCCCATACtatgggacatccctactaaaaTAAAACCTTAACATTTTCGAACCTTTGACGTTTGCATCTTTTAAAGAAATACGTCATCCTGTGTAAAGTTCTCATGCGGGCCGTGTTCAGTTTTACTTGtgcgggtcgcactttggacacccccgtttcTAGCGAAACAGCAAACTTTTGTGGCGTTTGAAGCGAAACCTCTCGTTTCTCATTTGGATCTACCAGGACTGCCACAATAGAACCTACTTAAGGCTGATGCAGGGATGGCTAAAAGAAGcggtacagcgttccctcgtttatcgcacgggataagttcccaaaatagcccgcaataaatgaaatccgcaaagtagccaaattaattttttccccaatgattgtcgcccgaagtcagctgggataggctccagcatacccccgcaaccctaatataaaatggatggatggattctatactgtatgttgtaaggctgtaaaaccccccaccgtacacttgatacacttttctcagacagacattaacatttgatcacatttctcttCATTTAAACACCCCGGTgtcctgtagcgtttttgtatccttgttaaaacacattaGTGACGaccaaccgaagattcatttacaagctagctgacaagcaagctagcaatgacacaggagacacagcagtgcggcacgaaggagattgattgacaacgcactacagccaatcaggtcaCAGAAAACtgtcattaaaaaagaaaaagaagcactaaaacaaATTCCGTGAAAGCGCGAGAGAAGGGAACACTGTCACattaaaatgtgtgtttatttgtgtgtgtgttagattaCCAAGCTGAAGATTGACAGCAACCCTTTTGCCAAAGGATTCCGGGATTCGTCGCGGCTGACCGACATGGAGAGGTACAAGGAATTCTGGGACCTGCATTGTGTGTTTACTTTTTAGGGAGGGtgtgtaaagtgtgtgtgttatttgtgtttttaacatattttatgTTTACTCTTTACTCATTTCTTTCAACGCCATGTTTTCCTCTCTGGCTGTTAACATTGGGgaaggtttgtgtgtgtgtgtgtgtgtgtgcgtgtgtgtgtgtgtgtgtgtgtgtgtgtgtgagagagagagaacacacacacaccaaattcACGTGGAGAAGATGTTCTTGGAAGCAGCTTCTCATCATTCCTGATTCCCACACTGAACCCAAAATGAAACCAACTGCTTGTTTCCTTCGATCCTGTATCATGaagtgcgcacgcacacacacacacacacacagcgtgacacacacagtgtgtgaGTGGGCTGTGAATTAGACCTGATCAATTGATCTTTGGGGAGCAGCACAAATCACATTAGTCTGGAGTCGCCCGCTGCACTCAAACACACTTTAATCCAATTGGCTGCATTGAGTGATTGAAGCCAGCAGGCCCCACCTACTCGCTCCTGCCTGCAGTGCACTGTGGGACTTGTGTGccaaggggggtggggggcaacaaaaacacacacacgcacacatttgtACCGGTTTGCTGACAGATATTGCACTTTCCTAACCTAATTGAAGGAGGGGGGGCTGGATGGGAGGGGGTGCTAATGTGGACACATGGTTGTCATGATGTTGaacacatgacacacacacacacacgcacacacacacacagacacagcaaCAATTTGTGTCACTGTACTTTGAGAAGTGCATCTTGACAAGACTTAAATGAGATAATTCACTTTacggggatggggggggggggggtctgcaCAAACAACGAACTGTGATATGTCAGATACAAATACTACAACAGGAAGTAAGAAATGTACATTCATCAGCTAAAATGACATGCAAAGCAAAGTACATGAAACATTTGCTAACAACACAAGGAGATGTGTACTAAAGgcagtgttttgtgtatttattgaaCATTTAAGCACCCAAATATTCAAGTCGTAGGTGATGCTACAAGCCAGCAGGATGTCAGAAGTTGAGTTTGAATCACGACAATTGAAAAACTACACCCCCTTGTGGAAGTGCGGAGCAATGACGGCCGGGTCGGAAAACTCCAATGAAACTTTGTTGCTGTACTTGACGGTCCTAAAGATCAAAGTGCAGTCAGTTGCGACACATCAAAGAAACCAAAAGAACTTTCACTGCACAGTGTaacgcaggggtcaccaacgtggtgcctgcgggcaccaggtagcccccacgaccacatgaggtgcccgcaagcctgcttttcattcaggtgttcagttaataatgaaagaagagtagaaagaaatgcattgtgaaatacaacatgtgagttgtggacaccagcattttgttcatgttctggtaaaacaagcatattcactttgtttgggtttaaaataagctctgaaaataaatgttacaaaaatgagtagctcttggccattttcattttgtaaaagtagctctcacaaaccttggtgacccctggtgtaacgcatgccagcctgtgaggctgagcgagtgtacgttggtaaaacctcactccctctgcctcaagagctgcactgaacacgcagccgacagtccgggcttttagtcgcgtggtcagcgccctcgcctcccattacggaAGTGCGAGGATGAgggcaggtgcgaaacagggcgggttacaacAGCATCACACAAAGAGATTCATTTGCGGGTGTTTCTCTTGGACTCCTGCTGCAGGGAAAGTGTTGAGAATCTCATCCACAAGCACTCGTACGCGCGCTCGCCAATCAGGACCTACGCAGGCGAAGACGACAACCTGGGCGACGACGGACACGCGCCTCATGCCAGAGGTGAGCCTTGATGAGGACGGTGAAGgtgatgggggtggggggcgagGAAGATGAGTTGGAATGAGGAATGAGGATGAAATAGATGACGATGAGGATGGGGAGGATGTGATGATGGTGACAACggtgaggaggatgaggaagatgaggatAATGTAGGTtatgatgaggatgaggagaagTAGGctaatgatgatggtgatgatgatgataatgaggATGATGAGAATGATACTGCTGATGACCAAGATGACAATGAGGATAATGAGGAAGAGGATGTGATGATgtggatgaagaggaggagaatgACAATATcatgtgtgatgatgatgacatcGATGCTGATATCATGTGTCATGTGATGCCAGGTTCAGCGTTCAGCGCCTCAGACAGTCTGTCTCTGAGTTCGTGGGTCGCCGGAACCACTCCGAGCTTTTCGGGCTTCCAGCACCCGCAGTCGCTGTCGGCCATGGGGGCGGGCACCGCCTCCCTCCCTCACCCCATCCAGGGCTCACTGCCACCCTACGGCCGCCTCAGCATGCCCCTGACGCCCATGCAGGGCAGCGGTCCGTCCTTCCCTTCCTTCCACATGCCTCGCTACCATCACTACTTCCAGCAGGGACCCTATGCCGCCATCCAGGGGCTACGCCACTCCTCCACCGTCATGACACCCTTTGTATGACTCCGCCCCCTTGCACCGCGTGACTGTGTAAATAGCTGGCCTGATGGAAAAGGACCCACGGCAGATTGAGAAAACATCTCTCCTCCGATGCTGACAAGATGGCCCACCCCAGTTGGAACCTTGAACCTTAAACGCTGGGATCTTATCTAACGCGTGGTTGGACTGGCAACGCCTGCCGCCATGTGTCAATCAAATTGTTACTAATAAAGATGGCGGCGCTGCGTTTGCTTACTATACATGTAGAGAGCTACAGcaacgctagcatgcatgctgaCGGAAGTAGAAGGACGACCATCGTTTTCTTTCACTTTAGCTTCAACTTTGATGcttcaaaacaacaaagtctAGTTCCCGTTCAGGCTAACAGCTTGCTAGGAAGCGGCTAAAGCTAAAGCACCGCTGAACGAGTTGTGTGACGCTAACATGACTTGAAAATGGATGCGCTGTTGAATAAGATGACACTCAGAGCGCTTTTGTCCCgtgtttaaaaagaaagtcatCAAGATAGCTCACTTGGATATATCAACATTTAATCgtctttctttttctggaaACGTTCACCTCCTCACCTCCTCACCTCTTGGAGACGTCCCGTAGTTATTTATATTGAATTCTATAATGCTGTCACATgacctcattttttattggacttttttcctcattgtggCAACTCTGAAGTCGTATTTATCACGCAAGCTGAAGCCGTGAGCAGCATTTGGatttcaacaaaacaaaatgatgactttaggAAGCTCAGCCACACTTTTATGAGAAGATATTTGCAGTTTTTTCCAAAGTGTACATAAAGACGGTTTGGTTGTTCAGGAAGTCAAACTGAATATTTATGACTTGTATGaatgtaaaatgtacaaaatggcGCCGCTCTCTTGtattctgttttgtttccttttttccgTTGTAATCTGAGCACCAAAAAGGGTTGTGTTGATTTGATTTAAGtgcaatatatttattatgttcTCTGAAAATAATGTAACGCGTTATTTGTCAAACTggagaaatatactgtatatcaccacCCAAACAacgacattttgtttttcttattaatCAGCATTTTTTTCTGTGATAAAATCACAGAAAAATGAACCAAAGCTTCTCATTTACCTACTAGAATATAAGATTCATACTGTATAGTCTACATAAACCTCTTTTACATACATATATTCATACAAAATGTTGTGTATAAATCCATAATCCATAAATCAATATTGaaatatattagggctgtcaaagataCCGCGTTAATAAGGCGGTGGATATGGGGTCACAAGTGGGATTTTGagccctggcagatggtgttttttattgtcatttatacagcggGACCTTGGCATGCGAGTGCCCCAACTAccaagtgttttttagatgcaagCTTTCTCTCGGCTCATTTTTTGCTTTAACTGCGAGCTAACATTTAGGTTTTGAGCTGCTAGTTACAGACAGACATAGCTGAGGACAGACGGGAATGGATGTAAAGGGCATTAGCAGCGCGCTAGCTCGTCACAGGGTGTGATTTTCAAcgccatcagcaaaacatacgtacattataacCACctcattgatttatttatgatgtattgtgtaaaactaagacagaaatgacatcaaattaaaagcacgaaatgaatacagaacattatttatttagtttattttgcagttgttgtttttttgtcattgtgcctGAACGTTTCTCGCAGCCCGGAGCTTGGGGACCCCTGAAGGCCACTTTTCTAGAGATGGCTTCTTTAGGCTTATTTTATATGGAAGATAAATGTCTccgtcaacaaatgtaaccattgAATTGTATCGTTTGCACAGTCTATCATGTCGTTTTCAAATACAGAATGGTTTTTGAATTGTACCTCACCCCGTGTACctcatttaccacaaagagattcacCTCCCTAGTTATTGTAGATAAAAACTTTCTATCTGCGATTCATTCCGAGTTAACTATGATTACAAAATATGATTAATCGCGATTACATCTTTTAatcctttgacagccctaaaatgtATACAAGTCACTCATTTGGCAGCACTGGtctaatgtgtttatgagtgagagATGAAAATATTGGCCAAAAATACACGGAATAAAATactgtgtatttttaaatatcagtcttttacatacattcatttatttgtggcggccacaaataaatttgccACTAACCTGCTTGCCCTCACTTGacatatatgaatattttttcaatgtattattgctttataaacatttgatataaaTGTATTGTATATAAAATAACTTTCATGtcataccatttttttttatatttatatatcacATATAactaaatatttgtaaattgtattgaaatatattttccaatctatatttgtattctttatttatttaaaaaaatagatacagAAAAGTTTATGGTGTATGGTTGCCAAggttaaccctaaccctcatgAAGGCTGCTAACCTCTACAGAGCTATTGTAAGTatacgataataataataatcacatccTAATATATGTGCTACGGTGTCCTCTGGATGTTTAAAATATACTCTGTGTACACAAGAGTAACCTAAAATAATCAACATACAGTAGACGTAGTACAGTAGACAACttcattgtttaagttagtttcagggggactacgaggaggaaggaggttgaagggagaagcctgtctctctcacaaactcacgtacgtgctgtataagtcagccaatgagatgagagcgtaggcggtgccctgataatcagccaatgagagcgtgaagcgtcagaaggcgtcaccaagtgtaagtctgaact
It contains:
- the tbx20 gene encoding T-box transcription factor TBX20 isoform X1, which produces MEYTSSPKPQLSSRANAFSIAALMSSGKPSKEKEAEESTIKPLEQFVEKSSCSQPPLADLSSSLEVHGDFGGSVPAACTEPLIPANPGIPSEEMAKISCNLETKELWDKFHELGTEMIITKSGRRMFPTIRVSFSGVEQDSKYIVLMDIVPVDNKRYRYAYHRSSWLVAGKADPPLPARLYVHPDSPFSGEQLMKQMVSFEKVKLTNNELDQHGHIILNSMHKYQPRVHIIKKKEHMASLLNFKSEEFRTFVFVETVFTAVTAYQNQLITKLKIDSNPFAKGFRDSSRLTDMERESVENLIHKHSYARSPIRTYAGEDDNLGDDGHAPHARGSAFSASDSLSLSSWVAGTTPSFSGFQHPQSLSAMGAGTASLPHPIQGSLPPYGRLSMPLTPMQGSGPSFPSFHMPRYHHYFQQGPYAAIQGLRHSSTVMTPFV
- the tbx20 gene encoding T-box transcription factor TBX20 isoform X2, with the translated sequence MEYTSSPKPQLSSRANAFSIAALMSSGKPSKEKEAEESTIKPLEQFVEKSSCSQPPLADLSSSLEVHGDFGGSVPAACTEPLIPANPGIPSEEMAKISCNLETKELWDKFHELGTEMIITKSGRRMFPTIRVSFSGVEQDSKYIVLMDIVPVDNKRYRYAYHRSSWLVAGKADPPLPARLYVHPDSPFSGEQLMKQMVSFEKVKLTNNELDQHGHIILNSMHKYQPRVHIIKKKEHMASLLNFKSEEFRTFVFVETVFTAVTAYQNQLITKLKIDSNPFAKGFRDSSRLTDMERYKEFWDLHCVESVENLIHKHSYARSPIRTYAGEDDNLGDDGHAPHARGSAFSASDSLSLSSWVAGTTPSFSGFQHPQSLSAMGAGTASLPHPIQGSLPPYGRLSMPLTPMQGSGPSFPSFHMPRYHHYFQQGPYAAIQGLRHSSTVMTPFV